One part of the Xylocopa sonorina isolate GNS202 chromosome 10, iyXylSono1_principal, whole genome shotgun sequence genome encodes these proteins:
- the Osi20 gene encoding DUF1676 domain-containing protein Osi20: MRMFVAAVTIVLMAGSCLAGQDFLSKSLNECIAADSWVSCLKHEVLGYLDEKLGTNTEARSLDTVDEAIVARTFKYLKSFNYGIDLPFVDASLKYRPSRSLADLDVEFKGNEVATSQARGMLKKKLLLPFLLLLKLKLKALMPIFVAIIGLKALKALVLSKLAILLVIGFIAVQFFKKGGMMMPMGMSMEPATPPYGAMPTSTSTYDPPNTWDANGPYSRVWTPSNGVEAQNLAYSYYSPNSGSNTYSSSSSSSSSSSTNPGSSTNY; the protein is encoded by the exons ATGCGGATGTTCGTAGCGGCAGTGACGATCGTGTTGATGGCGGGAAGCTGCCTGGCCGGCCAGGACTTCCTCTCCAAGTCCCTGAACGAGTGCATCGCCGCGGACTCTTGGGTGTCCTGTCTGAAGCACGAGGTGCTCGGATACCTGGACGAGAAGCTTGGTACAAACACGGAGGCCAGGTCGTTGGACACCGTGGACGAGGCGATCGTCGCGAGGACCTTCAAGTATCTAAAGAGTTTCAATTATGGGATAGACCTGCCGTTCGTCGATGCTAGTCTCAAGTACAGGCCCAGCAGAAGTCTGGCCGACTTGGACGTGGAGTTCAAGGGGAACGAAGTCGCCACCAGCCAGGCCAGAGGAATGCTGAAGAAGAAGTTGCTGCTGCCTTTCCTGTTGCTCTTGAAACTGAAGTTGAAGGCTCTGATGCCCATTTTCGTCGCCATCATTGGATTGAAGGCTCTCAAGGCTCTGGTGCTCTCGAAACTGGCGATCCTCCTGGTTATCGGATTCATCGCCGTGCAATTCTTTAAGAAGGGTGGAATGATGATGCCTATGG GAATGTCGATGGAACCAGCCACACCGCCGTACGGAGCTATGCCCACGTCCACGAGTACCTACGATCCGCCAAACACGTGGGACGCAAATGGACCGTATTCTCGCGTCTGGACGCCAAGCAACGGTGTGGAAGCCCAGAATCTCGCTTACTCGTACTACTCGCCGAACAGCGGCTCGAACACGTActcctcctcgtcctcctcgtcctcctcgtcgTCGACGAACCCAGGCAGCTCGACCAACTACTAG